One stretch of Chitinophaga pendula DNA includes these proteins:
- a CDS encoding FkbM family methyltransferase: MIQQKVNALLFGCRKRFSMLYYYAISRSVRRRTSLRELLFHLFSPNMHAVAKQQATIVREDDRYRYYEIRGYRDEFIYPAGAPYYSLAMILSESRPQHWHYYEIPQTAVSADDVVVDCGSAEGFFTFRHQYTAGRIFALEPLPMFIDALHRQFGQSERVTILPVAAGDSCHQAYIQRPAAHTALDATVRATADEDSIAIEVVTLDSLFADKGIKIDYLKADIEGYEEPMIRGALETIRMSRPKIAVTTYHKGQDYRRLIDMIRGVVPEYNYKIKGIDYLSGNPVMLHMWI; this comes from the coding sequence ATGATACAGCAAAAAGTTAACGCGTTGTTGTTCGGATGCAGGAAACGATTTTCCATGCTTTACTATTATGCGATAAGTCGTAGTGTCAGGCGTCGTACATCTTTGCGGGAGCTCTTATTTCATTTATTCTCTCCGAATATGCATGCGGTGGCGAAGCAGCAGGCGACTATTGTCCGGGAGGACGATAGGTACAGATATTATGAGATAAGGGGATACCGGGATGAGTTCATTTATCCGGCGGGGGCTCCATATTATAGTCTGGCTATGATCCTTAGTGAGTCGAGGCCTCAGCATTGGCATTATTATGAGATACCTCAGACGGCGGTATCGGCGGATGATGTGGTGGTGGATTGTGGTAGTGCGGAAGGTTTTTTCACGTTCCGGCATCAGTATACGGCGGGGAGGATTTTTGCGCTGGAGCCGTTGCCGATGTTTATAGATGCGTTGCACCGTCAGTTCGGGCAAAGTGAGCGGGTGACTATACTACCTGTGGCGGCGGGAGATTCGTGTCATCAGGCCTATATACAGCGGCCTGCTGCGCATACGGCGTTGGATGCTACGGTACGGGCGACGGCGGATGAAGATAGTATTGCTATTGAGGTGGTGACGTTGGATAGTTTGTTTGCCGACAAGGGTATAAAGATCGATTATCTCAAGGCGGATATAGAGGGATATGAGGAGCCGATGATACGAGGTGCGCTGGAGACGATACGGATGAGCAGGCCAAAGATAGCGGTGACTACTTATCATAAGGGGCAGGACTATCGGCGGTTGATCGATATGATCAGGGGTGTGGTGCCGGAGTACAATTATAAGATCAAGGGGATAGATTATTTGTCTGGTAATCCGGTGATGTTACATATGTGGATCTAA
- a CDS encoding FkbM family methyltransferase: MNFFFRLADALKVMIRSGRGFSSVLKKGASVASTQVLHNCRHYIPTLNTVVDVGANKGQFTLAALHFYPQAQVYSFEPVPDTFALLQQHTRGVSQVHAYNFALGSMSGELEFFSNTYSHASSALPVSELQQHLVPQTASTHRIQVPVKRLDDLNGALPLVSPVLLKLDVQGYEKEVLKGAANRLRQIDYLLFETSFVHMYEGEPLFDEMHHFVKELGFEFIAPVGFLQSDKLQILQMDLLYKRKHTHTNGNSYSSSHLIKT, translated from the coding sequence ATGAACTTTTTTTTCAGGCTGGCGGATGCCCTTAAGGTGATGATCCGTTCGGGCCGCGGTTTTTCGTCTGTATTAAAGAAAGGCGCTTCTGTAGCGTCTACACAGGTATTACACAATTGCCGGCATTATATCCCGACGTTGAACACGGTGGTGGATGTGGGCGCCAACAAGGGTCAGTTTACGTTAGCGGCGTTACATTTTTATCCGCAGGCGCAGGTGTATTCATTTGAGCCGGTGCCTGACACTTTTGCTTTGTTGCAGCAGCATACGCGGGGTGTGTCGCAGGTGCATGCCTACAATTTTGCATTGGGTAGTATGAGTGGGGAGCTGGAGTTCTTCAGTAATACTTATTCCCATGCGAGTTCGGCATTACCGGTATCTGAGTTGCAGCAGCACCTGGTACCGCAGACGGCGAGTACGCATCGTATACAGGTACCTGTAAAGCGGTTGGATGATCTGAACGGGGCGTTACCATTAGTATCTCCGGTGTTGTTGAAGCTGGATGTGCAGGGTTATGAGAAGGAGGTATTGAAGGGTGCTGCGAACCGGTTACGGCAGATCGATTACTTATTGTTTGAGACATCGTTCGTGCATATGTATGAGGGGGAGCCTTTATTTGATGAGATGCATCATTTTGTGAAGGAGTTAGGTTTTGAGTTTATTGCGCCGGTGGGGTTCCTTCAATCTGATAAGTTACAGATACTGCAGATGGATCTGCTGTATAAACGTAAGCACACACATACCAACGGGAATAGTTATTCATCGAGTCATTTGATAA
- a CDS encoding class I SAM-dependent methyltransferase: protein MGEVCKICGSEPSYIFSGTILGKYTVRYYSCACCGFVQTERPYWLEEAYQRSINLSDTGLVQRNILASRSAAVLLFFVYGTRKKYLDYAGGYGLFTRLMRNYGFDFYSHDPYTDNLLARGFEYRAGDEIELVTTFESFEHFEHPIAEIEKILAISKHIFFSTHLIPDPAPAPDQWWYYGLDHGQHIAFYTRKTLRYIADKYGLHVYSLRGYHLLTTQKINKWWYRLLIGGGRYGLHQLVPLFMRSRVMKDMQTLKAGQHA from the coding sequence ATGGGAGAAGTTTGTAAAATATGTGGTAGTGAGCCATCGTATATTTTCTCGGGTACTATCCTGGGTAAGTATACGGTCCGTTACTATTCGTGTGCTTGTTGCGGGTTTGTACAAACGGAGCGACCTTACTGGTTGGAAGAGGCTTATCAGCGCTCTATCAATCTGAGCGATACCGGTTTGGTACAGCGGAATATACTGGCATCACGTTCGGCGGCGGTATTATTATTCTTTGTGTATGGTACCCGTAAGAAGTACCTGGATTATGCAGGTGGATATGGGTTATTTACGCGGTTGATGCGTAATTATGGTTTTGATTTTTATAGTCATGACCCTTATACTGACAATTTACTGGCCAGGGGTTTTGAGTATCGTGCTGGTGATGAGATCGAGTTGGTAACGACTTTTGAGAGCTTTGAGCATTTTGAGCATCCTATTGCGGAGATAGAGAAGATCTTGGCTATTTCCAAACACATTTTCTTTTCCACCCATCTTATACCTGATCCTGCCCCTGCTCCGGATCAATGGTGGTACTATGGGTTGGATCATGGGCAGCATATTGCTTTTTATACGAGGAAGACATTGCGTTATATCGCAGACAAGTATGGGTTGCATGTGTATTCCTTACGCGGGTATCATTTACTGACTACTCAGAAGATCAACAAATGGTGGTACCGTTTACTGATAGGCGGTGGCCGTTATGGGTTACATCAGTTAGTTCCGTTGTTTATGAGATCGCGTGTAATGAAGGATATGCAGACATTAAAGGCGGGGCAGCATGCCTGA
- a CDS encoding nucleotide-diphospho-sugar transferase, whose protein sequence is MLQTPILLLVFNRPEPALQVLEQIRIQQPRQLFIAADGPRVSRAGEAALCKQTREALLEGIDWPCEVRTLFREENLGCGRAVSGAIGWFFEQVDEGIILEDDCIPDPTFFHYCAYLLAYYRDHEQVMHIGGSNFQQGKVRGAGSYYFSRYSHVWGWATWRRAWKNYDYTLDIYREAPLTDLNPSLRGALRAIYHQRIDTWDIQWFMSVWFSGGWAITPNVSLIRNVGYGTGATHTRRVPGWFRKIRYGSLPLLTHPEVFAIDVVADHFTANTLFNDSKWSVKIKEIIRQHDFLYQLYRRIS, encoded by the coding sequence ATGTTACAGACACCTATTTTATTATTGGTATTTAACCGTCCGGAGCCTGCATTACAGGTATTGGAGCAGATTAGGATACAGCAGCCGAGGCAGCTGTTTATTGCGGCGGATGGTCCGCGGGTATCGCGTGCTGGGGAGGCGGCCTTGTGTAAACAGACGCGGGAAGCATTGCTGGAGGGGATCGACTGGCCCTGTGAGGTCCGTACCTTGTTTCGCGAGGAGAACCTGGGATGTGGCAGGGCGGTGAGTGGTGCGATCGGGTGGTTTTTTGAGCAGGTAGATGAGGGGATTATACTGGAGGACGATTGTATACCGGATCCGACCTTTTTTCATTACTGTGCTTACCTGTTGGCTTATTACCGGGATCATGAGCAGGTGATGCATATAGGAGGAAGTAATTTTCAGCAGGGGAAGGTACGCGGTGCGGGGTCTTATTATTTTTCGCGGTATAGTCATGTATGGGGTTGGGCGACGTGGCGACGGGCGTGGAAAAACTATGATTATACGCTGGATATTTACCGGGAGGCGCCGTTGACAGATCTTAATCCTTCTTTACGCGGTGCGTTGCGGGCTATTTATCATCAGCGTATAGATACGTGGGACATACAATGGTTTATGTCGGTGTGGTTTTCGGGGGGTTGGGCGATCACGCCTAATGTAAGTCTGATACGTAATGTCGGATATGGTACGGGGGCGACGCATACGAGGCGGGTGCCTGGCTGGTTCAGAAAGATCAGATACGGGTCGTTGCCATTGCTCACGCATCCGGAGGTATTTGCGATAGATGTGGTAGCGGATCATTTTACGGCCAATACTTTATTCAACGATAGCAAGTGGTCGGTAAAGATAAAAGAGATCATCCGTCAGCATGATTTTCTTTATCAGTTGTACCGGCGGATTTCATAA
- a CDS encoding flippase, whose amino-acid sequence MFKVFANSGWLFIDKFARLAIGLVIMAMIARHIGPEAFGIWSYAIALTTIGGGIAVLGLDKLLVKELVSHPERRDTLMATALLLRLATGSVICVLCVGMVMLYRGQPSLYVYCTLIGGLNVIMQSFDVFDYYYQSQHALQQVILPKVGVFLVFCLIKWIYILLDAPLLTFVWCSFAELVMMYAIIYAVYWRRYGLPLWKAFRLAEARYLLGQSWPLLFASLLILLYMKSDQLLLDTLGTPVVLGEYAAAARISEIWYAIPVVIATAMLPGLIAQRERDVQRYEQSVRRWMRLSWWCSFGVALLVTLIARPLIQLLYGIQYPQSALILSIHIWANIPVFLATAIMQCQVAEGAYKLNLYATFTGLLVNVAINIWLIPVMAGVGAAIGTLVSYVAVCTTLIVMDSGARARLLSWQLLAPQQLAADCKLLAASLRVFAGRYLSLSGKKTLAE is encoded by the coding sequence TTGTTTAAGGTATTTGCAAATAGCGGTTGGTTGTTTATCGACAAGTTTGCCAGGTTAGCGATCGGGCTGGTGATCATGGCGATGATAGCCAGGCATATTGGTCCGGAGGCGTTTGGCATATGGAGTTATGCGATTGCGTTGACGACTATCGGGGGAGGTATTGCTGTGTTGGGGTTGGATAAGTTGCTGGTGAAGGAGTTGGTATCTCATCCGGAGCGGCGGGATACGTTGATGGCGACGGCCTTGTTATTGCGGTTGGCGACGGGGTCGGTGATATGTGTGTTGTGTGTGGGTATGGTGATGTTGTATCGCGGGCAGCCGTCGTTGTACGTGTATTGTACATTGATTGGGGGGTTGAATGTGATCATGCAGTCGTTTGATGTATTTGATTATTACTATCAATCGCAGCATGCGTTGCAGCAGGTGATCTTACCGAAGGTGGGGGTGTTCCTGGTTTTTTGTCTGATCAAGTGGATCTATATTTTGCTGGATGCGCCGTTACTGACATTTGTATGGTGTTCGTTTGCCGAGTTGGTGATGATGTATGCTATTATATATGCGGTGTATTGGCGGCGTTACGGGCTGCCTTTGTGGAAGGCGTTCCGATTGGCGGAGGCGCGTTATTTGTTAGGGCAAAGCTGGCCATTGTTATTTGCCAGTCTGTTGATCCTGTTGTATATGAAGTCGGATCAGTTGTTACTGGATACATTGGGGACGCCGGTGGTGTTGGGGGAATATGCGGCGGCGGCGAGGATATCTGAGATATGGTATGCGATACCGGTGGTGATCGCGACGGCGATGTTGCCGGGTTTGATCGCGCAGCGGGAACGGGATGTGCAGCGATATGAGCAGTCGGTGCGTCGGTGGATGCGGCTTTCGTGGTGGTGTAGTTTTGGGGTGGCCTTGTTGGTGACGTTGATTGCCCGGCCGTTGATACAATTATTATATGGCATTCAATATCCTCAATCGGCGTTGATATTGTCTATACATATATGGGCTAATATACCGGTATTTCTGGCTACGGCTATTATGCAGTGCCAGGTAGCGGAGGGAGCGTATAAGCTGAACCTGTATGCGACATTTACTGGTTTGCTGGTCAATGTGGCGATCAATATCTGGTTGATACCGGTGATGGCGGGCGTAGGCGCGGCGATCGGTACGTTGGTATCGTATGTAGCGGTATGTACGACGTTGATCGTGATGGACAGCGGTGCGCGGGCGCGGTTGTTATCCTGGCAATTGCTGGCGCCGCAGCAGTTAGCGGCTGATTGCAAGCTATTGGCGGCTTCTCTGCGGGTATTTGCCGGGCGTTATTTATCCCTATCCGGTAAAAAAACATTGGCTGAATGA
- a CDS encoding FkbM family methyltransferase gives MNQMRKIVGRLGAALFPQLRYRVPAYSSEGEDLILQRIFGTKTHGVYVDVGAHHPFRVSNTYLMYKRNWRGINIDPMPGSQALFNRYRPQDINLEMGVSATRQQLTYFIFNEPALNTFSPEKVEEYTAAPQYKVIRQQQIETWPLADILDRYLTSGGEIDFLSIDAEGLDMEVLQSNNWEKYRPSYVLVESQPFELTDMYNSALCRFMQEHGYAVFAKTYYTYFFRNMKSEHVHE, from the coding sequence ATGAATCAGATGAGAAAAATCGTTGGCCGCCTTGGGGCGGCGTTATTTCCCCAGCTCAGGTATCGGGTGCCTGCTTATAGTTCGGAGGGGGAGGATCTGATATTGCAGCGGATCTTTGGTACGAAGACGCACGGGGTGTATGTGGATGTGGGTGCGCATCATCCCTTCAGGGTGTCGAACACTTACCTGATGTATAAGCGGAACTGGCGGGGGATCAATATAGATCCTATGCCGGGGAGTCAGGCATTGTTCAACCGTTACCGTCCGCAGGATATCAATCTGGAGATGGGGGTATCGGCTACGCGGCAGCAGTTGACGTATTTCATTTTCAATGAGCCGGCGCTGAATACTTTTTCTCCGGAGAAGGTGGAGGAGTATACGGCGGCGCCTCAGTATAAGGTGATCCGGCAGCAGCAGATAGAGACCTGGCCGCTGGCGGATATACTGGACCGGTATCTTACCAGTGGTGGTGAGATCGATTTTCTTTCTATTGATGCGGAGGGGTTGGATATGGAGGTATTACAATCCAATAACTGGGAGAAGTACCGGCCATCGTATGTGTTGGTGGAGTCGCAGCCATTTGAGCTGACGGATATGTATAACAGTGCGTTGTGCCGGTTTATGCAGGAGCATGGGTATGCTGTTTTTGCGAAGACCTATTACACGTATTTTTTCCGGAATATGAAAAGTGAGCATGTTCATGAATAA
- a CDS encoding glycosyltransferase family 4 protein, whose product MHIFLDNIVFTIQRAGGVSAYWYELLKGMGGAGHAISLLNARLRPGNVFETRLDYSGYDCIRESWIPPQYLRYLPLRYTLPSAAVFHGGYMRVSPQRDVVNILTVHDFAHERRLASRFPRSLANTTQKAYGIKRADGIICISESTRRELLHFYPQTDPAKIRVIHHGITADYHPIVGGYQRETLLPTAGHKRYILYVGARRHYKNFGLALEVMEQLPEDYELVVVGGELWTRREHQELQERTNGRYHLFPSLSNADLNRLYNQAFCLLYPSAYEGFGFPPGEAMKAGCPVICGRTTAMPEVAGAAGLLVEEMTAMAILDKIGLLEQAAYRQAVVAAGLGQATLFSWEKCIQSTISFYQHCWNHKFST is encoded by the coding sequence ATGCATATCTTTTTGGACAACATAGTATTTACGATCCAGCGGGCTGGAGGTGTTTCTGCTTATTGGTATGAGTTGCTGAAGGGTATGGGCGGAGCGGGTCATGCTATCAGCCTGTTGAATGCGCGGTTGCGGCCCGGTAATGTATTTGAGACGCGGTTGGATTACAGTGGTTATGACTGTATCAGGGAGAGTTGGATACCGCCGCAGTACCTGCGTTATTTGCCATTGCGATATACGTTGCCTTCGGCGGCTGTCTTTCATGGCGGGTATATGCGGGTATCACCGCAGCGGGATGTGGTGAATATATTGACGGTGCATGACTTTGCGCATGAGCGGCGGCTGGCCAGTCGTTTTCCGCGTAGCCTGGCTAATACGACGCAGAAGGCATATGGTATCAAACGAGCGGACGGTATTATTTGTATTTCGGAGAGTACTCGCCGGGAGTTGTTACATTTTTACCCGCAGACGGACCCGGCGAAGATACGGGTGATCCATCACGGTATCACGGCTGACTATCATCCGATCGTGGGTGGCTATCAGCGGGAGACATTGTTACCTACGGCAGGACACAAGCGATATATTTTGTATGTGGGTGCCAGGCGGCATTATAAAAATTTTGGGCTTGCGTTGGAGGTGATGGAGCAGTTGCCGGAGGATTATGAGTTGGTAGTGGTGGGTGGTGAGTTATGGACGCGCAGGGAGCACCAGGAGTTGCAGGAGCGTACTAACGGGCGTTATCATTTGTTTCCTTCTTTGAGTAATGCGGATCTGAACCGGTTGTATAATCAGGCATTCTGTTTATTATATCCTTCTGCTTATGAGGGTTTCGGGTTTCCTCCCGGGGAGGCGATGAAGGCGGGGTGTCCGGTGATCTGCGGGCGTACTACGGCGATGCCGGAGGTGGCCGGGGCGGCGGGATTGCTGGTGGAGGAGATGACGGCTATGGCCATCCTGGATAAGATCGGGTTGCTGGAGCAGGCTGCTTACCGGCAGGCGGTGGTAGCGGCGGGCTTAGGGCAGGCTACTTTATTCTCTTGGGAGAAATGTATACAATCAACGATCTCATTTTATCAGCATTGCTGGAACCATAAATTCTCGACATGA
- a CDS encoding class I SAM-dependent methyltransferase, with product MNKLYVQYGCGPFSAPEGWKNFDSSPTLRVQQWPLIGSMLRRRMHVAFPREVLLGDILKQLPGIGDNSCDGVYCSHVLEHLSYDDCVIAVRNTYRILKPGGRFRCVVPDLESAARDYMVAIANNDIAANTKFLEATMLGKRTRLRGWRGILQTTIGNRDHLYMWDRLSLTALLQEVGFSHVRPCSFNDSTDMMFSRVEDETRFQNAVALEAIK from the coding sequence ATGAATAAGTTATATGTACAATATGGGTGCGGGCCATTTTCTGCGCCGGAGGGGTGGAAAAACTTTGACTCCTCTCCTACGCTACGGGTACAGCAATGGCCGCTTATAGGATCGATGTTACGTCGCAGGATGCATGTGGCATTTCCGCGGGAGGTGTTGCTGGGTGATATATTGAAGCAGCTGCCTGGTATCGGGGATAATAGTTGTGACGGGGTTTATTGTTCGCATGTGTTGGAGCATTTGTCTTACGATGACTGTGTGATTGCGGTGCGTAATACGTATCGTATCCTTAAACCCGGTGGCCGATTCCGGTGTGTGGTACCGGATTTGGAAAGTGCGGCCCGTGATTATATGGTGGCGATAGCTAATAATGATATTGCGGCGAATACCAAGTTCCTGGAGGCAACGATGCTGGGTAAGCGTACCCGATTGCGCGGGTGGCGGGGTATTTTGCAGACGACGATCGGTAACCGGGATCATTTGTATATGTGGGACCGGTTGTCTCTTACGGCATTATTGCAGGAGGTGGGTTTCAGCCATGTGCGGCCCTGTTCATTCAATGACAGTACGGATATGATGTTTAGCCGGGTGGAGGATGAAACAAGATTTCAAAATGCGGTAGCGCTGGAGGCGATCAAATAA